Within bacterium, the genomic segment AATTGGCGGCCGGGAACGACCGGATCTGGCTGCGGCTCTGCGAGGTCCTGAACCTGCCGGGCCTGCCCGGCGACCCGCGCTTCCGCTCGAACGCGGACCGCGTCGCCCACCGCGACGAGCTGCACGAGATTCTCGAGGCGCGCTTCCGCACGGAGAGCGCCGCGCACTGGGAAGACGTGCTGCTCGAGCACGGCGTCCCGTGCAGCCGGGTCCGGACGCTGGCGGACGTCGCGTCGGATCCCCAGGTGGCGGCCCTCGGCCTCCTGGCCTCCGTCCCGCACCCGGAGATCCCCGGATTTGCGATGGTCGACCTGCCGGTGGCGATCGACGGCCGCCGCGCCGCGGACCAGGTGGCGCCTCCCGCGGTGGGACAGCACACGGACGAGGTGCTCGGCGATCTGGGGTATTCCGCGCAGGAGGTCGCCGCGCTGCGCGCGCGCGGCGCCGTGGGGTGATCGGGGCCGACCGCGGCGGGCGGAGGGGTTCGCGTCCCGCGATGGAACCTTCGGTGAGTGCGGACCGTGGTAGGCGCGGTGGGGATCCACGAGGGGGGTTGTCGATGAAACGATTCCGGTCAGCGGCTCGGCCCGGGCTCGTCGGGATACTGTGTCTCGGGATGGTGGGGGCTCTGGCCGCCGGCTTCGGGCCTTCGGCGGGCGGCGCGTCGCCGCTCGTGGTCGGCGTGCTGTCGCCGTTCACCGGCGCGGACGCCGTGCTCGGCGCGGCGCACTTTGCCGCCTGCTTCCCCGCCGCCCGTCAGATCAACGCGGCCGGCGGCATTCTCGGCCGCCAGGTGATCTGCAAGCAGTTCGATACCCGCGGCGAGCCCGCCGACGCGGTCCCCGCGGCCCGGCAGATGGTCGCCAGCACGCCGAATCTATTCATGGCGATCGGGGTGTCGTCGGATGAGGCCTCGAGCGTCATGCCGATTCTCGATCAAAACCACGTACCGACGTTCAGCCAGACGGGGCAGTCGGAGTTCAACCAGAGCAAGTTCACGTACTTCTACCGCCTGGTGCCGGCCGACGAGTACGACGCCTACGCGATGGTCGGGATCGCCGTCTATCTGAAGCACTACAAGCGGATCGCGCTTGTCTTCGGCAACGACATCGGCTCGCAGACCTTCGTGGCCCCCGCCATCCAGGCAATCAAGAAAGTGGGCGCCACGGTCGTGATCAATCAGGCCATCGCCCTCAACCAGTCCTCCTACCGCACCGAGGTGACGAAACTGCTCGCGGCCAAGCCGGACGTGATCCTGACCGAGGCGCTCGGCCCCGCCGACGCCATCTACCTCTCCGAGGTCAAACAGCTCAACAACGGCATGATTCCGGTCATCGGGTCGTCCGCCACGATCGATCCGGTCTGGTTCAAAGCGGTTTCCCAGGCCATCGGCACCGCCGACCTGGTCAAGTACTTCCTCGCCAACGACACGCCGTCCACGTTCAGCGGGCCGGGGTACAATGCGTTCAAGACCAACCTGCTGGCGTCGGCCTCCCAGTACCCGGCCGCGCCCAAGTATGCCAAGCGCGGCTCCACCATCCACCTGTACGACGGGATCGTCATGACGGCGCTTGCGGCGACCGCCGCCAAGAGCACCAGCCGGACCGTCTTCCAGCCGTGGATCGTCAAGATCGGCGACGGGACGCCGGGGGCGCAGGTTGCCGCGACCTACGCGGAGGGCGTGCAGGCGCTCAAGAAGGGGCTCGCCATTCGGTACGATGGCGCGGGCGGGCCGACGCACTTCGACAAGTGGCACAACTCCAACAACGGCTTTGTCGTGGTCCGCTACAACGAGAAAGGCGATGAAGTCCAGGTAGGCACCCTCACGAACGCGCAGATCACCACGCTCAGTACGCCATGACCGGGAGCGCGCGCGGCGACGGCGGCCGGCGCGGTCCCGGGTAGGCCGGCGGGTCCCGGGTCCGGGGACCCGCCGCGGCACGGGGGAGACGCGACCCGTTGAGCATCTACGCGGCTGCCTTCGGCTTCGGCCTGGTGAGCACCGCGGTGATCGCGATCGCCGCGGTGGG encodes:
- a CDS encoding ABC transporter substrate-binding protein; protein product: MKRFRSAARPGLVGILCLGMVGALAAGFGPSAGGASPLVVGVLSPFTGADAVLGAAHFAACFPAARQINAAGGILGRQVICKQFDTRGEPADAVPAARQMVASTPNLFMAIGVSSDEASSVMPILDQNHVPTFSQTGQSEFNQSKFTYFYRLVPADEYDAYAMVGIAVYLKHYKRIALVFGNDIGSQTFVAPAIQAIKKVGATVVINQAIALNQSSYRTEVTKLLAAKPDVILTEALGPADAIYLSEVKQLNNGMIPVIGSSATIDPVWFKAVSQAIGTADLVKYFLANDTPSTFSGPGYNAFKTNLLASASQYPAAPKYAKRGSTIHLYDGIVMTALAATAAKSTSRTVFQPWIVKIGDGTPGAQVAATYAEGVQALKKGLAIRYDGAGGPTHFDKWHNSNNGFVVVRYNEKGDEVQVGTLTNAQITTLSTP